GAAGCAGCCTTCGAATCGACGCCGATCTCGACGAGTGCCTCCGTCCATTCCCTCCGCGCCGCGCGAACAGCGAGTCCATCGCAAGCGCGGACGGCAACGGACTCGACGCCGCCCCCGGAGGAGCGTTCGATGTCTGAGCCGGGATCGGTCATCGAAGCGCGCCGCCGCGAACGAGACACGGCGAGGCTCGCGCGCCGAAAGGCTCGCTGGGTCATGCTCGCGCTCGTCCTCGTGCCCGTTGCGTTGTGCGCGGTCTATGCGACGTTCGTGGCGAAGCCGCGCTATTCCGCCGAAGCGCGATTCTCGGTGCGCGCGACTTCGAGCGCTGCGCCGCTCGCGGGCGGCGCAGTGAGTCTCTTCACGACTGGCGGCGGCGCTGGCGTGGCTGCTGGTTTCGTCGATGGCTGGGCCGTCAGCGACTTTCTCGCTTCCCGCGACTGCATGCGCCAGCTCGACGAGAAGATCGGACTGCGCCGCCGGCTCACGCTGAACGGTTTCGATCTGCCTAACCGTCTGCCGTCGAATGCGTCGGAAGATGATCTGTATCGCGCGTATCGTTCGTCCGTGAAGGTGTCGTACAACATCATGGAGCAGGTCGATGTCATGCAGGTGAGCGCGTACTCGCCGGCCGATGCCACGGCGATCTCCGATGCACTGCTCGACCTCGCGCAAAACTTCGTACAACGAATGGATGAAAAAGGCGTCGCGGATGCGCTGAAGGTCAGCCGGCAGGCGGTCGCGCTGGCGCAGAAAGAGGCGCAGTCGGCGCGCGCGGCGCTGACGAAGTGGCGAATCGTCAACCAGAATCTCGATCCCGCCGCAAACGCGGCCATGCTGCTCAATCTCTCGGCCCAACTGGAAACCGAGCTCAACACGGCACAGATCAATCTCGACAAGATCCGCGCGCTCGGCAATCCGCAGCATCCGATGCTGGCTCCGGCAGCGGCGCAGGTGCAGGCATTGACGGAGCGGCTGGCGCAGACGCGGGAACGCATTAGCGGCAAAGGCAAGACTCAGGCGAGCCAGTTGGGCGACTATGAATCGTTGAAGAA
Above is a window of Caballeronia sp. SL2Y3 DNA encoding:
- a CDS encoding sugar ABC transporter, coding for MSEPGSVIEARRRERDTARLARRKARWVMLALVLVPVALCAVYATFVAKPRYSAEARFSVRATSSAAPLAGGAVSLFTTGGGAGVAAGFVDGWAVSDFLASRDCMRQLDEKIGLRRRLTLNGFDLPNRLPSNASEDDLYRAYRSSVKVSYNIMEQVDVMQVSAYSPADATAISDALLDLAQNFVQRMDEKGVADALKVSRQAVALAQKEAQSARAALTKWRIVNQNLDPAANAAMLLNLSAQLETELNTAQINLDKIRALGNPQHPMLAPAAAQVQALTERLAQTRERISGKGKTQASQLGDYESLKNAEAFADANLTATQQSYQQAFTDTLKLQRYLTVITRPLPTDRPTSPNTPLLLLASLAAGLALALVVRVAVMLGREFFNG